The Bacteroidales bacterium region AAGACGCAGATACTGTATTTGTGACGATAGGAGAAGATTTTGGAGCCTCTATTCATATCATTGCATTGTTGAAACAGCATAAAGTTAAAAGGCTGGTGGGGCGGGCAGTTTCCCCGCTTCATAAAACAGTAATGGAAGCAATAGGGGTAGATGAGATCATCATGCCTGAACAGGAATATGCAGGGACGTATGCATCACGGATTGAAGTGGCCGGAGCTTCGGATGTATATATTGTAGATGACCAGTCTCTCATTGCTGAAATACCTTTGCCGGCTATTTATGTCGGACAGACTGTGAAAGACATTCATTTGAATGAAAATTTTTCACTGATGCTCATTGCCATTAAGCGTAATGATACGGAGAAAAATTTGTTGGGGGCAACGCGTCAGACAAAAAAACTGCTGCCGAAATTCGATGATCAAACGCCGCTTCAGGAGAAAGATGTATTGCTGGTATTTGGGAAAATAGGAGACATCAAAAAATTTGAAAGTATGTAATCAGGGTTATTTGGATTTTATGCTAACGTTTCACCAAATGGCACATGACCGGGTAATGGTCGGAAAGGCGGACACGGGGGCTTTCGTAATTATAGGCCCTGAACGAAGGAGAATGCAGGATATAGTCGATACGCTGTGATGATATACGACCGATATGGTAGGTGGCACTTCTGCCTTTACCCGCTTCAACAAATGCATCTTTTCTTTTTCCTTTGATTTTTTTGTAGGAATAGGAGGTCGGAGGATCGTTGAAGTCACCGCAGATGATGACCGGATATGGCGACCGGTCAACGTGTTCTTTCAAGATATCTACCTGTTGTGCACGGCGGATATAAGCATTTTTCATCTGGCGTATAATACCTTTAAGTGTATGGACGTCCGAATCGTCATATTCCTTTTTTAGGGCATTATTCAATAATTCTCGTTCCTCTTTGGTAAATCCGATAGACTTGAGGTGGACATTATAGATACGGACAGTATCCCCATTTATCAGAAGATCACTGCACATGCATGCATTAGTGGATTTATCTGAAAAAATCAATTCTTTTCGTATGATCGGATAAGAGCTGTAAGTGGCTATTCCGATGGCCCCGGTAGGTAGTTCCGTATGATAATCGGGTTTATTGAGTTTTTTACTGATATTCCCTGCAAATTCAGGATTTTTCGAATAATCGGCAAATTCCTGCATACAGATGATCTCAGCTCCCGTCTCATTCATGTAGTCATAGATATTCAGCTTTTTTCCGTTTTTCTGCATTTCATTACTTTGACTGAAGGCATGCACATTGAAGGAAAATATCCTGATACTATTTTCCAGTTCCTTATCCGGAAGCTTTTTTCCGGATATCTGGATGTTCTGCCAGATATTGTTCCAGCCCAGTAAAACAACAGCCAGCGATAGCAGTGCATATTTCTTTTTACTGGTAAAAAGCCAGAAAATGCTGAAAAATAGAAGAATGACCATCAGGTATCCATAAGCAAGGCCGA contains the following coding sequences:
- a CDS encoding TrkA family potassium uptake protein, which produces MKYIVIGLGHFGAVLSEKLTAMGHEVIGVDIDPQKVEDLKQTVATTIALDSRDQNALNVLPLKDADTVFVTIGEDFGASIHIIALLKQHKVKRLVGRAVSPLHKTVMEAIGVDEIIMPEQEYAGTYASRIEVAGASDVYIVDDQSLIAEIPLPAIYVGQTVKDIHLNENFSLMLIAIKRNDTEKNLLGATRQTKKLLPKFDDQTPLQEKDVLLVFGKIGDIKKFESM
- a CDS encoding endonuclease/exonuclease/phosphatase family protein codes for the protein MKKLIRFILITINLVAAVCLLLAYLCCWISPENVWWLSFFGLAYGYLMVILLFFSIFWLFTSKKKYALLSLAVVLLGWNNIWQNIQISGKKLPDKELENSIRIFSFNVHAFSQSNEMQKNGKKLNIYDYMNETGAEIICMQEFADYSKNPEFAGNISKKLNKPDYHTELPTGAIGIATYSSYPIIRKELIFSDKSTNACMCSDLLINGDTVRIYNVHLKSIGFTKEERELLNNALKKEYDDSDVHTLKGIIRQMKNAYIRRAQQVDILKEHVDRSPYPVIICGDFNDPPTSYSYKKIKGKRKDAFVEAGKGRSATYHIGRISSQRIDYILHSPSFRAYNYESPRVRLSDHYPVMCHLVKR